A genomic region of Halomonas aestuarii contains the following coding sequences:
- a CDS encoding HAD family hydrolase, whose product MSLRAITFDLDDTLWDNRGVMERTETGHYAWLDEALADWLARRGASGLGRFSDRYPQAAYLAARRRLAEQHPLRRGDFSWLRERALVELLMAFGLTRSAAWLWASAAMNRFHALRLDVSPHPEVEPLLEGLGRRYRLGAITNGNLALHRLALHRHFEVAIAAGEIQAPKPDARPFLAALARLETAPSRALHVGDSWKEDVMPALRLGMRAVWIAPEAPPAGSLPEGVHPLRHVRELPALLERLATR is encoded by the coding sequence ATGAGCCTGCGGGCGATCACCTTCGACCTGGACGACACCCTGTGGGACAACCGTGGGGTGATGGAGCGAACCGAGACGGGCCACTATGCCTGGCTCGACGAGGCCCTGGCGGACTGGCTGGCGCGCCGGGGAGCGTCGGGGCTCGGCCGCTTCTCGGACCGCTACCCCCAGGCGGCCTACCTGGCCGCCCGCCGTCGACTGGCCGAGCAACACCCGCTGCGGCGGGGCGACTTCAGCTGGCTGCGCGAACGCGCCCTGGTGGAGCTGTTGATGGCATTCGGCCTGACGCGCAGCGCCGCCTGGCTCTGGGCGTCCGCCGCCATGAACCGCTTCCATGCGCTGCGCCTCGACGTCTCGCCCCACCCCGAGGTCGAGCCCCTGCTCGAGGGGCTCGGCCGCCGCTACCGGCTGGGGGCCATCACCAACGGCAACCTGGCGCTGCATCGCCTGGCCCTGCACCGCCATTTCGAGGTGGCCATCGCCGCCGGCGAGATCCAGGCCCCCAAGCCCGATGCCCGGCCCTTCCTGGCCGCCCTGGCACGCCTCGAGACGGCGCCCTCGCGGGCCCTGCATGTGGGAGATTCCTGGAAGGAGGACGTGATGCCGGCGCTGCGCCTGGGCATGCGGGCCGTCTGGATCGCCCCGGAGGCGCCGCCGGCAGGCTCGCTGCCCGAGGGCGTGCACCCCCTGCGACATGTCCGGGAGCTGCCGGCCCTGCTGGAACGGCTGGCGACGCGCTAG
- a CDS encoding endonuclease/exonuclease/phosphatase family protein → MTQLAEARTPLLDGGHLKLLTFNLQVGIQTSAYHHYLTRSWQHLLPHPKRLRRLDMIGEVLGRFDIVGLQEADGGSFRSSHVNQVEYLATHAGFPHHFQQLNRNLGRIAQHSNGLLSRLTPARIEEHRLPGTLPGRGAIHARFGEGPDALHLFVAHLALSHRGRVRQLDYLSEIIRPLRHVVVMGDLNCTPDQLHGHERFRSSLPLHPVRPPLSYPSWQPRRALDHILLSDSLQADEVRVLEHLFSDHLPIAVDVRLPDACLETCLTTGRGDAERRRR, encoded by the coding sequence ATGACACAGCTGGCCGAGGCACGGACACCGCTGCTCGACGGCGGTCACCTGAAGCTGCTCACCTTCAACCTGCAGGTGGGCATCCAGACCTCGGCCTACCACCACTACCTGACGCGCAGCTGGCAGCACCTGCTGCCGCACCCGAAGCGGCTGCGTCGCCTGGACATGATCGGCGAGGTGCTCGGCCGCTTCGACATCGTCGGCCTCCAGGAGGCCGACGGGGGCAGCTTCCGCTCCAGCCATGTCAACCAGGTGGAGTACCTCGCCACCCACGCCGGCTTCCCCCACCACTTCCAGCAGCTCAACCGCAACCTGGGCCGCATCGCCCAGCACAGCAACGGGCTGCTCTCGCGGCTGACGCCGGCCCGGATCGAGGAGCACCGCCTGCCGGGCACCCTGCCCGGCCGCGGGGCCATCCATGCCCGCTTCGGCGAGGGACCGGACGCCCTGCACCTGTTCGTCGCCCACCTGGCGCTGAGCCATCGTGGCCGGGTGCGCCAGCTCGACTACCTCAGCGAGATCATCCGGCCCCTGCGCCACGTGGTGGTGATGGGGGATCTCAACTGCACGCCGGACCAGCTCCACGGCCACGAGCGCTTCCGCTCCTCCCTGCCGCTGCATCCGGTGCGTCCCCCGCTGAGCTACCCCTCCTGGCAGCCCCGCCGGGCGCTGGACCACATCCTGCTCTCCGACTCCCTGCAGGCAGACGAGGTGCGGGTGCTCGAACACCTCTTCTCTGACCACCTGCCCATCGCCGTGGACGTGCGGCTGCCGGACGCCTGCCTGGAGACCTGCCTGACCACCGGTCGGGGCGACGCCGAGCGACGGCGACGCTGA
- the yihA gene encoding ribosome biogenesis GTP-binding protein YihA/YsxC: protein MSRLNYQASRFLTSAPTLAKCPPDDGAEVAFAGRSNAGKSSAINALTRQKALARTSKTPGRTQLINFFVLGEDTGHRLVDLPGYGYAKVPEQVKLEWQRHLSDYLRRRGSLRGLVLVMDVRHPLSEFDQTLLGWADEADMPVHILLTKADKLKSGAAKSALQQVRSRLREWEDLVSIQLFSALKKQGVEEVHERLDQWLLDAPVPAGD, encoded by the coding sequence ATGTCGCGACTCAACTATCAGGCCTCCCGCTTTCTCACCAGCGCGCCGACCCTGGCCAAGTGTCCGCCGGATGACGGGGCCGAGGTGGCCTTTGCCGGTCGATCCAATGCCGGCAAGTCCAGTGCCATCAATGCCTTGACCCGCCAGAAGGCGCTGGCCCGCACCTCCAAGACGCCGGGACGCACCCAGCTGATCAACTTCTTCGTGCTGGGCGAGGATACCGGCCATCGGCTGGTCGACCTGCCGGGCTACGGTTACGCCAAGGTGCCGGAGCAGGTCAAGCTGGAGTGGCAGCGCCATCTCTCCGACTACCTGCGGCGCCGGGGCTCGCTGCGTGGCCTGGTGCTGGTGATGGATGTGCGCCACCCGCTCTCGGAATTCGACCAGACCCTGCTGGGCTGGGCCGACGAGGCGGACATGCCGGTGCACATCCTGCTGACCAAGGCGGACAAGCTGAAGAGCGGGGCGGCGAAGAGTGCCCTGCAGCAGGTGCGCTCAAGGCTTCGCGAGTGGGAGGACCTGGTCAGCATCCAGCTGTTCTCCGCCCTCAAGAAGCAGGGCGTCGAGGAGGTGCATGAGCGCCTCGACCAGTGGCTGCTCGATGCGCCGGTGCCCGCCGGCGACTGA
- a CDS encoding thiol:disulfide interchange protein DsbA/DsbL, with amino-acid sequence MLKTLMVALAGLGLSSLVSAAPLVEGEHYKVLDNPVETQVEDGRIEVTEAFWYGCPHCYNLEDPLNAWVAELPEDVAFQRMPATMGGDWNTHAFAFYAAQQLGIGDALHDDFFHAIHEEGRRLNTPDDIAAFFSDYGVSEEEALAALNSFGVKGTVNQAHARMRQMQLMGVPALVVDGRYLVSPSTAGSLDNMPQIAGALVEKVREERAD; translated from the coding sequence ATGCTGAAGACCCTGATGGTTGCCCTGGCCGGCCTCGGCCTGTCATCCTTGGTATCGGCCGCCCCCCTCGTCGAGGGCGAGCACTACAAGGTGCTCGACAACCCGGTGGAGACCCAGGTCGAGGACGGACGCATCGAGGTGACCGAGGCCTTCTGGTACGGCTGCCCGCACTGCTACAACCTCGAGGACCCGCTCAACGCCTGGGTTGCCGAGCTCCCCGAGGACGTGGCCTTCCAGCGCATGCCGGCCACCATGGGCGGGGACTGGAACACGCATGCCTTCGCCTTCTATGCGGCCCAGCAGCTGGGGATCGGCGACGCGCTTCACGACGACTTCTTCCACGCCATCCATGAGGAGGGTCGCCGCCTCAACACCCCCGACGATATCGCCGCCTTCTTCAGCGACTACGGGGTCAGCGAGGAAGAGGCCCTGGCGGCGCTGAACTCCTTCGGGGTGAAGGGCACGGTGAACCAGGCCCATGCCCGCATGCGCCAGATGCAGCTGATGGGCGTGCCGGCCCTGGTCGTCGACGGCCGCTACCTGGTGTCGCCGAGCACGGCCGGCAGCCTCGACAACATGCCGCAGATCGCCGGCGCGCTGGTCGAGAAGGTCCGCGAGGAGCGTGCTGACTGA
- a CDS encoding TRAP transporter large permease: MLEFMPLVLFVVICMVLMAGFPVALSLAGTALAFAGLGLGLQTLGIDAHFDPGYLGAFPNRLYGIMTNQTLLAVPLFVLMGVLLEKSKVAETLLEAMALLFGSLRGGLGISVTLVGMLLAASTGIVGATVVTMGLMSLPTMLKRGYSMPLATGTICATGTLGQIIPPSIALVLLGDVLSSAYQQAQLSMGIFSPKTVSVGDLFMGALVPGLLLVVFYIAYVAVTAWLKPSSAPAVDRRDLMEELGHEGGLGLLLLKGLVPPIVLIVVVLGSILGGFATPTEASAVGAFGALVLALAYRRLDLATLREVLRSTTHVTTMVFLILIGAALFSLVFRAYGGEELVTHLFDNMPGGVVGATLIVMLVIFLLGFILDFIEITFVVVPIVGPILLAMGLDPIWLGIMIAINLQTSFLTPPFGFALFYLRGVAPESVPTSAIYKGVMPFIALQLAMLLALAFFPGLATWLPAQF, encoded by the coding sequence ATGCTGGAGTTCATGCCGCTGGTCCTGTTCGTCGTCATCTGCATGGTGCTGATGGCCGGCTTCCCGGTAGCCCTGTCGCTGGCCGGCACGGCGCTGGCCTTCGCCGGCCTCGGCCTGGGGCTCCAGACCCTGGGCATCGATGCCCACTTCGATCCCGGTTACCTGGGCGCCTTCCCCAATCGCCTCTACGGCATCATGACCAACCAGACCCTGTTGGCGGTGCCGCTCTTCGTCCTGATGGGCGTGCTGCTGGAGAAATCCAAGGTCGCCGAGACCCTGCTCGAGGCCATGGCCCTGCTGTTCGGCTCGCTGCGCGGCGGGCTCGGCATCTCGGTGACCCTGGTCGGGATGCTGCTGGCGGCCTCCACCGGCATCGTCGGCGCCACCGTGGTCACCATGGGCCTGATGTCGCTGCCGACCATGCTCAAGCGTGGCTACAGCATGCCGCTGGCCACCGGCACCATCTGCGCCACGGGCACCCTGGGCCAGATCATCCCGCCCTCCATCGCCCTGGTGCTGCTGGGGGACGTGCTCTCCTCCGCCTACCAGCAGGCGCAGCTCTCCATGGGCATCTTCAGCCCCAAGACGGTCTCGGTGGGCGACCTCTTCATGGGCGCCCTGGTGCCCGGCCTGTTGCTGGTGGTGTTCTACATCGCCTATGTCGCCGTCACCGCCTGGCTCAAGCCGAGCTCCGCTCCGGCCGTCGATCGCCGGGACCTGATGGAGGAGCTCGGCCACGAGGGCGGCCTCGGCCTGCTGCTCCTCAAGGGCCTGGTGCCGCCTATCGTGCTGATCGTGGTGGTCCTGGGCTCGATCCTCGGCGGCTTCGCCACCCCGACCGAGGCCTCGGCGGTGGGGGCCTTCGGGGCCCTGGTGCTGGCCCTGGCCTATCGGCGCCTGGACCTGGCCACCCTCCGCGAGGTGCTGCGCTCCACGACCCACGTCACCACCATGGTGTTCCTGATCCTGATCGGCGCCGCCCTCTTCTCGCTGGTGTTCCGGGCCTACGGCGGCGAGGAGCTGGTCACCCACCTGTTCGACAACATGCCCGGCGGCGTGGTCGGGGCCACGCTGATCGTGATGCTGGTGATCTTCCTGCTCGGCTTCATCCTCGACTTCATCGAGATCACCTTCGTGGTGGTGCCCATCGTCGGTCCGATCCTGCTGGCCATGGGCCTCGACCCCATCTGGCTGGGCATCATGATCGCCATCAACCTGCAGACCTCCTTCCTGACGCCGCCCTTCGGCTTCGCGCTCTTCTACCTGCGCGGCGTGGCGCCGGAGTCGGTGCCCACCTCGGCGATCTACAAGGGCGTCATGCCGTTCATCGCGCTGCAGCTGGCCATGCTGCTGGCCCTGGCCTTCTTCCCGGGGCTCGCCACCTGGCTGCCGGCGCAGTTCTAG
- a CDS encoding c-type cytochrome — MRKLLASLAITMGAVGVAHADLQADADAAAGREKAQACAACHGQEGISPSGAFPNLAGQQTSYLAKQIMDIRDGNRMVPQMAGQVDNFSDQDAWDVAKYFAGKDPALGQADADEALVERGRQLYRAGDMAKGIPACSACHTPTGQGIGSAVYPALSGQKSDYVVSTLQAFAAGERANDPAAMMRDIASKMSDGDMTAVANYVRGLH; from the coding sequence ATGAGAAAGCTACTGGCAAGCCTGGCAATCACCATGGGCGCGGTCGGCGTGGCCCATGCGGACCTTCAAGCGGATGCCGATGCGGCAGCGGGTCGGGAAAAGGCGCAGGCGTGCGCCGCCTGCCATGGCCAGGAGGGCATCAGCCCGTCCGGCGCCTTCCCCAACCTGGCCGGCCAGCAGACCTCCTACCTGGCCAAGCAGATCATGGACATCCGCGACGGCAACCGCATGGTGCCGCAGATGGCCGGCCAGGTGGACAACTTCTCCGACCAGGACGCCTGGGACGTGGCCAAGTACTTCGCCGGCAAGGACCCCGCCCTGGGCCAGGCCGATGCCGACGAGGCGCTGGTCGAGCGTGGCCGCCAGCTCTACCGGGCCGGTGACATGGCCAAGGGCATCCCGGCCTGCTCGGCCTGCCACACCCCGACCGGCCAGGGAATCGGCAGCGCCGTCTATCCGGCGCTCTCCGGCCAGAAGAGCGACTACGTGGTCTCCACCCTGCAGGCCTTTGCCGCCGGCGAGCGGGCCAACGACCCGGCCGCCATGATGCGCGACATCGCCAGCAAGATGAGCGATGGCGACATGACCGCCGTGGCCAACTACGTGCGCGGCCTGCACTGA
- a CDS encoding TRAP transporter small permease subunit, giving the protein MAQSRELPGFIAWLDNASERLGRSLSWLIMAMMLIQFLIVVLRYAFSFNSIPMQESVMYMHAVVFMLAAAWTLKHDGHVRVDIFYRAMTPKRKALVDLCGTLFLLLPVMVFVILSSLGYVSKSWAIFEGSPDSGGIPGVFLLKTLIPLFAGLMILQALVEAVKNAYVMTGRLAATHDDEAHEERL; this is encoded by the coding sequence ATGGCCCAATCCCGCGAGCTGCCGGGCTTCATCGCCTGGCTGGACAACGCCTCGGAGCGGCTAGGCCGTAGCCTCTCCTGGCTGATCATGGCGATGATGCTTATCCAGTTCCTGATCGTGGTGCTGCGTTACGCCTTCAGCTTCAACAGCATCCCCATGCAGGAATCGGTGATGTACATGCACGCCGTGGTATTCATGCTGGCCGCCGCCTGGACCCTCAAGCACGACGGCCATGTGCGAGTGGACATCTTCTACCGGGCGATGACGCCGAAGCGCAAGGCACTGGTCGACCTCTGCGGCACCCTCTTCCTGCTGCTGCCGGTGATGGTCTTCGTGATCCTGTCGAGCCTCGGATACGTGAGCAAGTCCTGGGCGATCTTCGAGGGCTCGCCCGACTCCGGCGGCATCCCCGGCGTCTTCCTGCTCAAGACGCTGATCCCGCTGTTCGCCGGCCTGATGATCCTGCAGGCCCTGGTCGAGGCCGTGAAGAATGCCTACGTGATGACCGGGCGCCTCGCCGCCACCCATGACGACGAAGCCCATGAGGAGCGCCTGTAA